The genome window AGACTTGCATCACACGGCATGAGGCATTTACCTGAGATGCTCAAAAGCGAGCTGTGTGAGACTTGCAAGAAATCAGTGTTTGCCGTGAATGTTTGTTACAGCATTCACCGGCTTCACTGAGCGGCGTCCTGAGACCGATCTCCTCAGACAATGCCGGGGCATTCGAGGGCCCTATAAAAGAGCCCGGCCCGAAAACCTTTTTTCCAGGAAACATAGAAATGAAAAAGACTCTTGCTGCACTCGCCGTCCTCGGCGCTTTTGCGGGTTCGGCCATGGCCGCTGACGTAACCGTCTACGGCATCGTCGACGTCGGCGTCAAGTATGTTCACTCCGACACGGATGTCCCGGGCACGGATGCGACCGACTCCCTCACCATGGCTGCCGGCAACCAGTCCGGCAACCGCTTCGGCCTCAAGGGCGTTGAAGATCTCGGAAACGGCGTGAGCGTCGGCTTCGTGCTCGAAAACGGCTTTGCGATCGACGACGGCACGCTCGGTCAGAGCAATCGCCTCTTCGGCCGTGAAGCGAACCTCTTCGTTCGCAGCGCCTTCGGCGAACTCTCCTTCGGCCGTGTTGGCGCTCTTGACAGCGCCAACGGCTCCTACGGTCTTCTCGGCTATCTCTCGCCCTTCGGCGCTTCGTGGGCCGGCGCGGTTGAATTCAGCACGTTCTATGTGGGCGGCGCCCGCATGGACAACACCGTCACCTACAAGTCTCCGAACTTTGCGGGCTTCAATGCCTATGCGCAGTACTCCTTCGGCATGAACACGAAGGATAAGTTCGGCACTGAAGCCGATCACAACGACAACACCGTTGCTCCTGTTGAAGGCAAGTCGGGCGATACCCGCTACGCTGCCCTCGGCGCCACTTATGTGGCCGGTCCGTTCAATCTCGCTGCGTCTGCCGCGCTCTACAACTGGTCGAGCACGGAATATACCGACAAGCCCGACAACGGCTATACGCTCACTGCCGGCGGCTACTACAACTGCGGCTTTGCGAAGACCTATCTGAGCGCCCAGTACTTCGACAACATGTATAAGGCCTCTTCCAATGCTACCGACAAGGTTGGATTTGCCTCTGTCGGTTTGGATAATGAATCCTTCAAGGGCTGGGCTGCCCAGGCCGGCTTCGACATGCCGCTCGCCGGCGGTACGGCTATGCTTGCCTTCGGCTATGCGGATACGGAAAGCGCCAACAGCAGCGACCATGAAAACAACGACAACGAGTTCACCCGCTGGGGCACCTCGGTCGGCTACACCTACAGCCTGAGCAAGCGCACGAACGTCTACGGCGTCGCGGGCTACTATCAGGATAAGAAGACGGTTAACAAGGTCGAGAACAAGCCCGAGACCACCACGGTCTACGTCGGCATGCGTCACAGCTTCTAATTGAAGCCTTCAGTGCAGTCTTAAGCACCTGAAAAGCTCAAAAGGGCGTTCCCGTAATGGAAACGCCCTTTTTTTTCTTTTGCCTTGCGATTTTTTAAGCCTTACGCCGTGAGATAGACGAAAAAGAGAATCCCCGTCATGGCGAAGGCAAGCGCAACCTTAACTGCAGTCCCCACGATCATGCCGATCCAGGTGGCGACGCCCACGCGGCCCGCGTGAATCAAATCGCGCTTGGCCCAGAATTCGCCGATCGCAGCGCCGATAAGCGGCATGAAGAGAAGCCCGAAAAGCCCCATGAACATGCCGAGCACCGTGCCGACGAGCGAACCGATGATGCCCGCTTTTGAAGCGCCTGCCTTCTGAGCGCCCGCCGTCTGCGCCACCGAATCCACAATGACGCCGATGACGGCCAGTACTGCCAGAAAGAGAATCGTCTTCCAGCCCACCTTGTCGTAGTTGTCCGCCCAGCCGATAAGCCAGGCACCGCCCGCGATCATGGGGAGTCCCGGGATCGCCGGCACAATCGTGCCCGCAAACCCAAGCGCAATCAGAACGAAAGCACCGAGCCAGCAGACGAGCGCAAACCAGTCAATGCTTGTGAGCCATTCCATTTTTCTTACTCCTCAATGCCGCCCCAGTAGCCTTCGTCAGCCGAAGGTTCGAAGCGCGTATTGCCGCCCAAGAACGTCATGCGAAGCGTGCCGATCGGGCCGTTACGCTGCTTGGCAATGATGATCTCGGCCAAATTCTTGTCGGGCGTATCTTTGTTGTAGACGACGTCGCGATAGATGAACATGATCACGTCCGCGTCCTGTTCGATTGCGCCCGATTCGCGAAGGTCGGACATCACCGGACGGCGGTCCGTGCGGCTGTCGACCGAACGGTTCAGCTGCGAAAGCGCAATCACCGGCACGCGGAGTTCCTTCGCGAGCGCCTTGAGGCCGCGGGAGATTTCAGAGAGCTGCTGCGCGCGGTTGTCCTGCGCGTTTCTGCTCTGAGACCCCATGAGCTGCAGGTAGTCGACGACGACAAGCCCGAGGGGGCCCGCCTGGTTGACCAAGCGCCGCGTACGGCTCGAAAGCTCCGTAATCGTGAGTGCAGGCGTGTCGTCGATGAAGATGGGCTTCTCTTCAAGACGGTGAAGCGCCGCCGTGAAGTTGTCCCAGTCCTCGTCGTCGAGCTGCCCCTTTCGCAACTTCTGCGCATCAATGTGCCCGACGGAAGAAATCATGCGCTGCGTCAGCTGGTCCGCGCCCATTTCCATCGAGAAGACCGCTACCGGAAGCTCCTGAACGATGCCGACGTTTTCAGCAATATTGAGCGCAAATGAGGTTTTGCCCATCGAGGGGCGCCCTGCGATGATGATGAGGTCGCCTCGCTGAAGACCTGCCGTCACGAAGTCGAGGTTCCGGTAGCCCGAGGAGACGCCCGTTACCTCGGACGAGTCCTTCGTCTGGTAGAGCTCAATCACGCGCGCGGAAACGTCGCGCACGAGCGTCGCAAGAGGCTGGAACCCACGCTGGCTGCGGGAATTCCGCTCATTGATGGCGAGCACCTCTTTTTCGGCTTCATCCAGAATTTCGCGCGTCTCCCGGCCTTCGGGCGAAAGCGCATTCGTGACGATCTTGTCGCCCACGGTAATCAGCTGCCGCAGGACGGACTTGTCGTGAACGATCTCCGCATAGCGGCGGATATTGGCCGCAGAGGGAGAGTTGTTCGCGAGCTCCATGAGGTAGGGGAGGCCCCCGGCCTCCACATCCATGCCCGAACCCTTGAGGCTCTCATAGACCGTAAGGTAGTCCGCCGGGTGGCTTCCCTGAATGAGCTTGGCGATTTCTTCGTAGATGAGGCGGTGATCTCGCCGGTAGAAATCCTCGGGACGAATGACGTCGACCACGCTGTCGAGCGCGGAATTGTCCACCATCAATCCGCCGAGAATGGCCTGCTCGGAGAGAATGCTCTGCGGGGGCTTTCGTACGGCCAGAGCGGCATCATCCTGAATGTCTTCGGTCATCTGTGGTTCGGGTTTTCTAAAAAGGATGCGGGGCAGAATTATCGGAGATTTCGTCTGCGGCGTCTCTACCGTCAATCGATCTTTGCCGAAACTTGCAATTTTTATCTTTGCCGCGGACAAAAAGAAAGGCTCCCCGCTGGAAGTGAATCCTTTGGAGAGCCTTTTCCGGCTTTCAGCTCGCAGGCTTCAAGGAAGCTCTGGAGCTGAAGATCCCTGGTCTGACGGAGGAAATTATTCCTCAGCAACAACCTTGACCGTGATGTCGGCGGTGATGTCCGTCATCAGACCGATCGTGATCGTGTAGTCGCCGGTCGCCTTGATGGCGCCGAGCGGCGTACGAACCTGGGACTTCTTGATCTGGAAGCCGAGCTTGTCGACCGCTTCAGCGATGTCGGCGTTCGTGACGGAGCCGAAGAGACGGCCGTCGACGCCGCACTTGGAGGCGATGACGACTTCGGCGCCGTTCAGCTTGCCGGCGAGTTCCTGAGCAGCAGCAACGCGTTCAGCCTGAGCCTTTTCGAGCTCGGCGCGGCGGGCTTCAAACTCAGCGATAGCCTGCTTGGTGGCGCGCTTGGCGTGACCCTGGGGGATCAGGAAGTTGCGGCCGTAGCCATCCTTAACCTTGACGATGTCGCCCAGGTCGCCGAGATGCGTGATCTTTTCGAGCAGAATAACTTGCATTTGAAAATTCTCCCGTCGATTACTGGTTGTCCGTGTAGGGCAGGAGGGCGAGGAAGCGGGCGCGCTTGATGGCCGTATCGAGCTGGCGCTGGTAGTGCGCCTTCGTGCCGGTCAGGCGAGCCGGCATGATCTTGCCGTTTTCCTGGATGAAGTCGCGCAGCGTCTCGACATCCTTGTAGTCGATCTGCTCAACGTGTTCGGCCGTGAAGCGGCAGAACTTCTTGCGCTTGAAAAGGGAATTTTGCTGGTTCGAACGGCGGGGCTTGCCCTTGCCCTTAGCACCAAAAGCCATTTGATGACCTCTCTATTTGAATTCTGTGATGTGTACTGTCAGACGCCGGCTTTTCATCGACTTCGTGGCGAGAAATCCCTTGATCCGGATTTTCGCGCCCACTGCCAGAGCATTGAGCCTGCTGGCAGTGTCCCCATAGGAAAGGGCTTCGAAATCGTATTCGAGCGTGCGGATTTTTCCGGCTTCGACCAATCGGCTGCGATGGTGGAACACGGCATCGAAAACCTCAATGCCTGCGGGAGTGAATCTCACTTCCTCGCGTTCAATCAGCGTCGCGCCGATTTCAATCGAATTGGCTTCGAATCCGACGTCTTCAACCGTCATCAGGCCTCGGCCGGAGCGGTTTCTTCCTGAGCAGCCGCGGCAGCCTCAGCGGCAACCTTGCGGGCCTCTTCCTTCTCGACGACCTTCATCATCGGGGAGGGAGCGGTTTCGGCATGCTTCGTCTTCACAGTGAGGTGACGGAGAACGGCGTCATTGAAGCGGAAGCCGTTTTCGATCTCGAGGATCGTCTCATGGCCGCACTCGATGTTGAGGAGCAGATAGTGCGCCTTCACGAGCTTTTCAATCGGGTACGCGAGCGGACGACGGCCCCAGTCTTCAATGCGGTGGATCTTGCCGCCCTGTTCGGCGACGAGGGTCTTGTAGCGCTCGATCATCGCGGGAACCTGTTCACTCTGGTCAGGGTGCACGATGATGCAGATTTCGTAGTGACGCATTTAGCCTCCTTGCGGAAAAAGCCGCCCAGAGCGTCGTTCCAGTGCGGCAAGGACAGTAAAGGCCGCGATTCTACATGAAGAATTCGCGGCCTGCATGAATTTTTCGGAAGTTTTTTCCACGAAAGATAGGAAGCCCTCGGCGCGCGACCTTCCCTGCGGGCGTTCTCACAAGAACGTCCAGCATGGTATCTGCTGCTTCTCAGGCTGCTGAAGCTACGCTAACTGCTGACGACTGCGCCTAGGATCGCACCCGTTTTCGTCTCCACAACCAGGCCGTCAGCGATCACGTATTTCGTACCTTTGAGTTTCAGCAACTGCTTTACGCCGTTCTTCGCTCGTTCAATCAAGGCGTCCCGAAACGCCGTTGACAAGTAAGGCTCAAAGCCTTTCTGATGAGTGAGAACGGAATAAATGATGCGGGCAAGCAGGTGTGCGAAGGCGACCATGGCACGCCTGTAGCCGCGCCGCATCTTGAGCACCTGGAATTTTTCCTTCAGCGCAGCGGTACCGCCGACCGCAAGTCCTCTGGCGGCTTCAATCAGCGTGCGCCTCAGGTGTTTGTTCCCTTTCGGGCATTTTCCACTTTTCTGTTTGCCGGCAGATGTGTTGTCCCCCGGGCAAATGCCGAGCCAGGAAGCGAACTGCTCTGACGTCGGGAAATGCTCCTTCAAATCCGGACAGAGTTCGGCGTAAATCATGCGGGCCGAGCGTTCCTGAATTCCCGTTATGGTAATGAGCAGCTGGATGTCCTTCTCGTAGGGAGCCTGAAGCTGGCGGAGCCTTTCGAAAGTGCTTCGGTCGTACTCCTCGAGCTGATCGATCTTTTTCCGGAGCGCCAGAATCTGCTCCTTCATCATTGGCTCGATTTCGAAGTCGAGCGCCTGCATGATCTGTTCAGGGCTTGCCCGCAGCCGGCGGCTGTTTTGCTTGATGACATCAAACAAGTGCGGATCATCTCTGAGCTTGGCCATCAGGATGAGGCTGGCAGCTTTGCCTCCGCGGATGTCGCTGAATACCGTTGTAGGCCGGCATCCGGTGAGATTCAGAGACTTGCCGAAACGATTGGAAGTTCGGGAAATGTCATTCCTGTTCTTCTGCAGATCACGTGAAATGACGCGCTGCAGACGAAAGGCCTTCTCCGGCACGAAGGATTTTTTGAAGTTTCCCGTTCGGGCAAGAGACGCCAGACGTGATGCGTCCTTGCGGTCTGTTTTGCGGCCGGCTGCCGCTTTGGCGTCGCGGGCATTGATCAGAGCCAGCTGCTCAGAAGTGAAGCCGGCTCTCTCGAGGGCTTCGTACGGGCTCTGCCACAATGACCCGGTTGATTCCATAAGGATGATGTCGGGATTGCATTCACGGCACCAGGCGGCGAAAGCATCGATGCTTGCGCGGTCGGTATTGAAATCCCGGCTCTCAGATTGTTCACGATGACCTGCAACCTGCTTCTGATGGCAGCAGACGAGTAGGTTGAGATGAACGTCAATGCCTATTGCCGAGCGGTACATCGCGTGAACAGTAATTTCGGGATTACTGATCTGCGCACGGGCAGCTCGCAATGGCGTATCGGTACGGTTAGACTTACTCATAGCCCCTCCATTAAGAAATGATTGGGGTTCGAGGAAGCCCTGGCAACCACGAAGATGTTGGAGAAACAGGTAGACGCAGCAACCACCCGGAAGCTACGCTCATTTTTCCACACGCCTAGTCACCAGCGTTCAAGCCAGCGAACAGAGCAATATAGGGTGCGAAAGTTCCGCTGCAATTTTTTGACGGCAAGCGTCAGAAACGTTACCAAAAAAACGTACGCAGACAGGTCGCGCGCCGAGGGCTTCCTCATCTTTCATGATAGAGGGTGAGGAAGCCCTTTACTCATCACGATTTTTTGGGGTCTTCCGGAGAACCTCCGGATCAGAGCCGGTCCTCGGCCTTCCCCGGCGTCACAATCCCGGCGGCAATGCGCTGTCTCAGGGATTCGAAAAGGCAGATGCCCGACGCCACGGAAACGTTGAGGCTCTCGACGCTCCCCACCATCGGGATGGCGGCGAGTTCGTCGCAGCGGCGGCGCGTCAGCTGCCTCAGCCCCTCGCCCTCGGCGCCGAGCACCCAGGCAAAGGCCTTTGCCTGATCAATGTCGTAGATGCTCTTCTGGGTTTCGCCCGCTGTGCCCACCACCGTGACGCCGTTGTCGCGCAGCTCCATGATGGCGGATGCAAGGTTCGTCACCTGCACCACAGGAACCGTTTCGGCAGCGCCCGCAGCCGCCTTTGCGGCGGCCGGCGTCATGCGGGCCGAACGGTCGCGCGGGACGATCACGGCCTGCACGCCTGCAGCGTCCGCTGCACGCAGACACGCGCCGAAGTTTCTCGGGTCCGTGACGCCGTCCAGAATCAGAAGAAGCGTCTTCGGGCTGATGTCGTCGAGGAGGTCCGCAAAGTCGAGCGTATTTTCGCGCTCCTTCGCGAGCGCGCAGATGCCCTGATGAGGAACGTCGGGCGACAAGCCCGTGAGGCGCCTTGCATCGGCATTCATCACGCGCACGCCCGCCGCGAAGAGTTTCTCCCTCATTTCACGCATGCGCTTGTCGCGGCGCTCGGGATCGACGTAGACGAGTTCGATCGATGCGGGGTCAAGCTGCAGACGCGCCGCAACGGCGTGAAAGCCCGCGAGAACAACCGTTCCCGCCTCAAGCTTCTCGCTTTCCGAACCGCCCTTCGCGCGATTGGCGCGCTTGTCGTTTCTGCCTTCCTGCCTCATTGGCGTCACCCTATTCTCAAATCTAACAAGCCGAGTTCAAGACTCTTCTTAAAAGCCGCGCATTCTAGCCGAAGCGCACTCATTAAAACGGGACATCCTCATCGACAAAGTCGTCGTCATCGTCAAAATCGACGTCGTCTTCAGGGAAGAAGCCGAAGCCGTCGTAATTGAATCTCCGGCGGCCTCTCGAACCGCGCTTTCCGCCCTTCACCGTATGCCGGGAATAGCTGGAAACGAGCGAAAAATTGATTCTGCGCTCCTCGAGCTCAACGGAATTGAGCCTGACGGAGAGTCGGTCGCCCAGACGCACCTCCGTCATCTCGTCGTAGGAGGTCATCTTCTTCGCGTTCTCGTCATACTCGTAGTAGCCCCAGCCGAGCTCCGAGATATGAATGAACCCTTCGATCGGCATCGCTTCGAGCGTGATGAAGACGCCCGCCGGGCACATGCCGGTGACGACCGCATTGAATTTGCGGCCGACCTTCGAGCGAAGGAACTCGCACTTCAGGTACTTCATCACGTCGCGCGTTGCATCGTCGGCGCGGCGTTCGGCCGAGGAGCAGATGATGCCGAGCCTCGACCAGACGCGCTTTCTTGCTTCCGTGCGGCTCAAGGGCTTCGCGGGGGCCGCCGCCTTTTCGTCCGGCCGGGCGCCGAGCTTTCGCGCGTGGTAGCCGCTCATCACCTCCGCGTCGTCGAATTCCACCACGGGCACGTAGGCGCGGTGCGAGAGAATCCCCTTGATCGTGCGGTGAAGGAGCAGATCCGGATAGCGGCGGATGGGCGACGTGAAATGCGCGTAGGCGTCGAACTGAAGCCCGAAGTGACCGATGTTGTCGGGCTGATAGCAGGCGCGCTGCATGGTTCTCAGAATCGCAGACTGAATATAGGGTCGGTCCTTCGTTTCCTCAATCACTTTTGAGAGCGCATGCGCGAGCGTCTCGCGCTCGTTGGACGACTTGAAGGCGATGCCGAAGGACGCGAGGAGGCTCTTCAATTCCTGAAGCTTTTTCGGATCGGGCTTGTCGTGAACGCGAAAGAGCGTGAGCTGCTTCTTTTCGAGGACGAACTTCGCCGCGGAAACGTTGGCAACCAGCATTGCCTCTTCAATCATGCGGTGCGCGTCATTATGTTCGCGCACGCTGAAGCTCTCGATCTGCCCCTTGCCGTTAAATACCGCCTGCGACTCCTCGGTTTCGAAGTCGAGCGCGCCGCGCGCGATGCGCTCTGCCTTCAGGGCCTTGAAGAGCGCATGAAGCCGCTCGATTTCGGGGAGCCGCTCGCCGATGGCTTCAAGACCCGCAGGCTCCTTCTGAAGCGCGGACCAGACAACGTTGTAGGTGAGCCGCGCATGGGAATGAATGACGCCCGGATAGAACTGATAAGCCATCGTGCGGCCCTCCGGGCTCACGATGGCGTCGCAGACCATCACGAGACGGTCGACGCCCGGATTGAGGGAACAGAGTCCGTTCGAAAGCTTTTCAGGGAGCATCGGCACGACGGATGCCGGGAAGTAGACCGACGTTGCGCGGATCTGCGCATCGCGGTCGAGCGACGTCCCGGGCTTCACGTAGCGGCTCACGTCGGAGATCGCAACGAGAAGACGCCAGCCGCCTCCGGGAAGGTCGGCGCAGTAGACCGCGTCGTCGAAGTCGCGGGCATCCTCTCCGTCGATCGTGACGAAGGGAAGGTCCGTCAGGTCGACGCGATTCTGAAGACTCCTGCGGTCCACAACATCGGGGAGCTTCTTTGCTTCCTCGAGCGTCTCGGGACTGAATTCAATGGGAACACCGAACTGCGCCGAGGCAATTGCCATTTCGCCCAGCGGATCATTCATGGCGCCCACCACCTTGACGAAGCGGGCGTTGAGCTCAACCCGCTCCTCATAGTTGACGGCTTCACCGGGCGTTTCCGAGTCGGGGAGAAGCTCCACCTCGACCGCGTCCTTCTTAAGATTAACGCCCGGCGGAATTTCGCTGGCCGGCACAGTGAATTCCAGAGGCGCAAACGCCGAAACCGCCTTCAGATAGACGTATTCGCCGCTCTTTGCAAGGAATTGGCACACCCAGCGCTTCTGCGGCCTGCGAATGAATTTCGAGAGGCGCCAGCCGGAAATGCTGCGCCTCAGTTCAAACACATCGCCCGGAATGTAGTTGGGCCGGTATGCCGGGAGTGGAATCTCTTCGCCCGCATCGCACTGCGGCATCACCGTCATTTTGTCGAGCGTGCGCGCGCCCTGCACCACGCCCGTCGTCGTTTCTGCCTCAGGATTGAGGAACCAGTTCTTCTCGTCCCCTTTTTCAAAGCCTTCTTCATTGAGACGAACGATCAGCGCATTGGCGACCTCGCTCGCAAATCCGAGCTCGCGCTTCAATTTCTTTTTTGCCTGCGTGTAGCTCACATCCTCCCTGAGGCCGGCAAGGAATGCCTTTGCCTTCTGGATGTCTTCGGCCGTTACTTCCGGTAGCGGCGCCGGAACCTGAGCTTTAGTGCGGGACTTTTTCTTTGACATGGAAAATGGCTTCTTCTTAAAAATTCTGTGCGGAATGCAATCTAACAGTTTGCGCGCATGCGCGGCATGCCAGGAAACGAAATCTTCGTCTAGAGATGCATCCGATGACGGTTCGAGGTGCCGTCTCATTTAAGCATCAGACTCATACCCAACGAGAATGAGCACCTCCCAGGAAAGATCAGAACGCCGAGCTTTTCTTCAGCTTCTTGACATTTTCTTTACTCTCTGGCAATATTCGCTTCCTACCCGCCCGGGTGGCGAAATTGGTAGACGCACCAGCTTCAGGTGCTGGCGGCTTCACGGCCGTGAAGGTTCGAGTCCTTTCCCGGGCACCAAATACATATCCCGTACCGTCTCAGGCGGTGCGGGATTTCTTTTTTGTCAAATCGATAACGTTGAGAACGCCCTAGCGCGTCTCAAGATGAACCAGTGAAGCCGATATTTTTCGGGGGAGTTTTCGGGGGAGTTTTTTCTTGAGCTTTAGGGCGGCCACCTTCAAGAAGACTGCTTTGATTGTTAACTTCGCTGCCTTGACCGTGCTGCGGGAAAGGCCGTAGCCTTTCCCTGCCATCCCCGAGCTTCACACGCTCCTGTCAATGAGCGCCGGACGTCTGAGAGCTTCTAAAGAGAGCTCTCCAGCGCCGCTCCACACTTGAAACGAACGTTCATCAGGCAAGCCCGACAGGACCTTCCTCCTCCGGCAAGGCCGGGCGGAAATCGTCATCGTCAAGCTTCCGGAAGCGTTCTCCATCACGGACAAATATGTCCTCGTAAGCGTCCCTGACGACATACTGCAGCGCCGGCTCGAGCACCAGCACCTGCTTTACGGCGACCACCATGCTGTCTCTAGGGTTGAGGATGATGCTCAGCTCAGGATCCTCGCCCTTGCGGGACGTGAAATAAAGCTGAGTCTCTCCGCTCCCGTGGCGCGACACCGGCATGACCGCCTCAACGGGCATGCCTTTTTCCATCACGGCTCTGTCGACAAAGCATCGATCATCTGCGCAAGGGAGTTCGGCCAAAATCTTCGGAACCGCATCCGCCTCAACAAGAGGCTTGGGCGCAGGGAACGCATTCGTGCGGCGGCGCTTTGCGAGAAGGAAGAAGTCCCTGGGCCTTACCGAGAGCACGCCGTCGACGCCGAACACATCCTCTGCAGTTGCCTCAAGTTCCTTTAAAAAGAGAAGTGAAGCAAACTGAATGGCTTTTCCATCTTCATCCCAGAGCGGCGCCCTCACGACTTCCTCGTGACGAGAGATCA of Sutterella faecalis contains these proteins:
- a CDS encoding porin, whose protein sequence is MKKTLAALAVLGAFAGSAMAADVTVYGIVDVGVKYVHSDTDVPGTDATDSLTMAAGNQSGNRFGLKGVEDLGNGVSVGFVLENGFAIDDGTLGQSNRLFGREANLFVRSAFGELSFGRVGALDSANGSYGLLGYLSPFGASWAGAVEFSTFYVGGARMDNTVTYKSPNFAGFNAYAQYSFGMNTKDKFGTEADHNDNTVAPVEGKSGDTRYAALGATYVAGPFNLAASAALYNWSSTEYTDKPDNGYTLTAGGYYNCGFAKTYLSAQYFDNMYKASSNATDKVGFASVGLDNESFKGWAAQAGFDMPLAGGTAMLAFGYADTESANSSDHENNDNEFTRWGTSVGYTYSLSKRTNVYGVAGYYQDKKTVNKVENKPETTTVYVGMRHSF
- a CDS encoding DUF456 domain-containing protein, giving the protein MEWLTSIDWFALVCWLGAFVLIALGFAGTIVPAIPGLPMIAGGAWLIGWADNYDKVGWKTILFLAVLAVIGVIVDSVAQTAGAQKAGASKAGIIGSLVGTVLGMFMGLFGLLFMPLIGAAIGEFWAKRDLIHAGRVGVATWIGMIVGTAVKVALAFAMTGILFFVYLTA
- the dnaB gene encoding replicative DNA helicase, with product MTEDIQDDAALAVRKPPQSILSEQAILGGLMVDNSALDSVVDVIRPEDFYRRDHRLIYEEIAKLIQGSHPADYLTVYESLKGSGMDVEAGGLPYLMELANNSPSAANIRRYAEIVHDKSVLRQLITVGDKIVTNALSPEGRETREILDEAEKEVLAINERNSRSQRGFQPLATLVRDVSARVIELYQTKDSSEVTGVSSGYRNLDFVTAGLQRGDLIIIAGRPSMGKTSFALNIAENVGIVQELPVAVFSMEMGADQLTQRMISSVGHIDAQKLRKGQLDDEDWDNFTAALHRLEEKPIFIDDTPALTITELSSRTRRLVNQAGPLGLVVVDYLQLMGSQSRNAQDNRAQQLSEISRGLKALAKELRVPVIALSQLNRSVDSRTDRRPVMSDLRESGAIEQDADVIMFIYRDVVYNKDTPDKNLAEIIIAKQRNGPIGTLRMTFLGGNTRFEPSADEGYWGGIEE
- the rplI gene encoding 50S ribosomal protein L9, which produces MQVILLEKITHLGDLGDIVKVKDGYGRNFLIPQGHAKRATKQAIAEFEARRAELEKAQAERVAAAQELAGKLNGAEVVIASKCGVDGRLFGSVTNADIAEAVDKLGFQIKKSQVRTPLGAIKATGDYTITIGLMTDITADITVKVVAEE
- the rpsR gene encoding 30S ribosomal protein S18; the encoded protein is MAFGAKGKGKPRRSNQQNSLFKRKKFCRFTAEHVEQIDYKDVETLRDFIQENGKIMPARLTGTKAHYQRQLDTAIKRARFLALLPYTDNQ
- the priB gene encoding primosomal replication protein N is translated as MTVEDVGFEANSIEIGATLIEREEVRFTPAGIEVFDAVFHHRSRLVEAGKIRTLEYDFEALSYGDTASRLNALAVGAKIRIKGFLATKSMKSRRLTVHITEFK
- the rpsF gene encoding 30S ribosomal protein S6 encodes the protein MRHYEICIIVHPDQSEQVPAMIERYKTLVAEQGGKIHRIEDWGRRPLAYPIEKLVKAHYLLLNIECGHETILEIENGFRFNDAVLRHLTVKTKHAETAPSPMMKVVEKEEARKVAAEAAAAAQEETAPAEA
- a CDS encoding IS110 family RNA-guided transposase: MSKSNRTDTPLRAARAQISNPEITVHAMYRSAIGIDVHLNLLVCCHQKQVAGHREQSESRDFNTDRASIDAFAAWCRECNPDIILMESTGSLWQSPYEALERAGFTSEQLALINARDAKAAAGRKTDRKDASRLASLARTGNFKKSFVPEKAFRLQRVISRDLQKNRNDISRTSNRFGKSLNLTGCRPTTVFSDIRGGKAASLILMAKLRDDPHLFDVIKQNSRRLRASPEQIMQALDFEIEPMMKEQILALRKKIDQLEEYDRSTFERLRQLQAPYEKDIQLLITITGIQERSARMIYAELCPDLKEHFPTSEQFASWLGICPGDNTSAGKQKSGKCPKGNKHLRRTLIEAARGLAVGGTAALKEKFQVLKMRRGYRRAMVAFAHLLARIIYSVLTHQKGFEPYLSTAFRDALIERAKNGVKQLLKLKGTKYVIADGLVVETKTGAILGAVVSS
- the rlmB gene encoding 23S rRNA (guanosine(2251)-2'-O)-methyltransferase RlmB, with protein sequence MRQEGRNDKRANRAKGGSESEKLEAGTVVLAGFHAVAARLQLDPASIELVYVDPERRDKRMREMREKLFAAGVRVMNADARRLTGLSPDVPHQGICALAKERENTLDFADLLDDISPKTLLLILDGVTDPRNFGACLRAADAAGVQAVIVPRDRSARMTPAAAKAAAGAAETVPVVQVTNLASAIMELRDNGVTVVGTAGETQKSIYDIDQAKAFAWVLGAEGEGLRQLTRRRCDELAAIPMVGSVESLNVSVASGICLFESLRQRIAAGIVTPGKAEDRL
- a CDS encoding ribonuclease R family protein, which translates into the protein MSKKKSRTKAQVPAPLPEVTAEDIQKAKAFLAGLREDVSYTQAKKKLKRELGFASEVANALIVRLNEEGFEKGDEKNWFLNPEAETTTGVVQGARTLDKMTVMPQCDAGEEIPLPAYRPNYIPGDVFELRRSISGWRLSKFIRRPQKRWVCQFLAKSGEYVYLKAVSAFAPLEFTVPASEIPPGVNLKKDAVEVELLPDSETPGEAVNYEERVELNARFVKVVGAMNDPLGEMAIASAQFGVPIEFSPETLEEAKKLPDVVDRRSLQNRVDLTDLPFVTIDGEDARDFDDAVYCADLPGGGWRLLVAISDVSRYVKPGTSLDRDAQIRATSVYFPASVVPMLPEKLSNGLCSLNPGVDRLVMVCDAIVSPEGRTMAYQFYPGVIHSHARLTYNVVWSALQKEPAGLEAIGERLPEIERLHALFKALKAERIARGALDFETEESQAVFNGKGQIESFSVREHNDAHRMIEEAMLVANVSAAKFVLEKKQLTLFRVHDKPDPKKLQELKSLLASFGIAFKSSNERETLAHALSKVIEETKDRPYIQSAILRTMQRACYQPDNIGHFGLQFDAYAHFTSPIRRYPDLLLHRTIKGILSHRAYVPVVEFDDAEVMSGYHARKLGARPDEKAAAPAKPLSRTEARKRVWSRLGIICSSAERRADDATRDVMKYLKCEFLRSKVGRKFNAVVTGMCPAGVFITLEAMPIEGFIHISELGWGYYEYDENAKKMTSYDEMTEVRLGDRLSVRLNSVELEERRINFSLVSSYSRHTVKGGKRGSRGRRRFNYDGFGFFPEDDVDFDDDDDFVDEDVPF